In a single window of the Ruminococcus albus 7 = DSM 20455 genome:
- a CDS encoding HD domain-containing phosphohydrolase, which produces MKIISSVIKSISKKMLCIIASALMLTAVPSTVVLHTGGDALSPAEELSVDPTGKGDGYSAVLYDNTSGLPTSEANDIVETSEGFIWIGSYSGLIRYDGNTFERIDSTTGIASVVKLFVDSKDRLWIGTNDSGAAVMENGTFKMYNKDNGLRSLSIRSIAEDSDGNIYLGTTQGAALIDTNGDLTIIDEPQLNNEYIRMLEKGIDGIIYGITLDGAVFTLKDKRLKSFCDAEKLGVEDIHTILPDPLRAGYIYVGTKGSEIYHGELEKGFSNVSPTDISPLGYINSMSATGDMLWVCTDSGIGFVENGKFTQIENTPFNNSVEGMMTDYQKNLWFVSSQQGVMKIVPNQFTDIFEKYKLDTEVVYSTCATDGKLFIGTKNSGLLVLTNGKKVDTLPITSSRSASGEIFNDSDLIRLLQGCKIRSIIRDSKNRLWFSTFGEQGLLRYDKGKLIKFTEKDGLPSSRVRTVIERADGSFIAIYTGGAAIIKDDKITKVYDESDGISNTEILTAASAENGDIILGTDGGGIFVIDESSTTHLGIDDGLNSDVIMRIKKDRTKEIYWIVTSNSLAYMDADYNITTIRKFPYSNNFDLYENSRGDMWILSSNGVYVEDVDTLLANEDISPIYYGRDNGLHCITTSNSYSELTADGDLYISGTTGVAKVNIEKEFNDVNRIKLSVPYAEADGEMIYPDENGNIVIPSNVKKLTIYSYAYNYSLINPQITYCLEGFDKQPVTVKRSELAPVDYTNLRGGTYRFVMQIKDPSGTGVKEKVINIIKKKAIYEHIWFMLLCLAVMLTVIVLLIKLYIGRRTERFLKKEKEQKQLIREIVEAFAKVIDMKDKYTNGHSSRVAEYTMMLARELGLDEETIEKYYNIALLHDIGKVGVPAEVLNKPGKLTDNEFKIIKSHSALGYNTLKDISIMPELAIGAGAHHERPDGKGYPKGLKGDEIPRVAQIIAVADTFDAMYSDRPYRKRMNFDKAVSIMKEVRGTQLTEDVVDAFLRLVEKGEFRAPDDEGGGTTEDIDNIHKRLDKEAVRKA; this is translated from the coding sequence ATGAAGATCATATCCAGCGTGATAAAAAGTATATCAAAAAAAATGCTTTGTATTATAGCTTCTGCATTGATGCTGACAGCTGTACCGTCCACTGTAGTTCTGCACACCGGCGGTGATGCACTTTCTCCCGCAGAAGAACTTTCAGTAGACCCGACAGGCAAAGGCGACGGTTATTCGGCAGTGCTGTACGACAACACCTCGGGGCTTCCAACTTCGGAAGCAAATGATATCGTCGAGACCAGCGAGGGATTTATCTGGATAGGCAGCTACAGCGGACTTATACGATATGACGGCAATACCTTCGAGCGTATAGATTCAACAACAGGTATAGCCAGCGTTGTGAAGCTATTCGTAGATTCAAAGGACAGATTGTGGATAGGAACCAATGACAGCGGTGCTGCTGTTATGGAAAACGGAACATTCAAGATGTACAACAAGGACAATGGTCTGCGTTCACTGTCGATTCGCTCTATTGCAGAGGATAGCGACGGCAACATATATCTCGGTACTACACAGGGTGCAGCACTTATAGATACAAACGGTGATCTGACGATCATAGATGAACCCCAGCTGAACAATGAGTATATACGTATGCTTGAAAAAGGCATAGACGGTATAATATACGGTATTACTCTGGACGGTGCAGTGTTCACACTAAAGGATAAAAGGCTTAAAAGCTTCTGTGATGCTGAAAAGCTGGGAGTCGAGGATATACATACAATACTCCCCGACCCTTTGCGTGCAGGGTATATATACGTCGGCACAAAGGGTTCGGAGATATATCACGGCGAGCTTGAAAAAGGATTCAGTAATGTATCACCTACAGATATATCACCGCTGGGATATATCAATTCAATGTCTGCCACCGGTGATATGCTGTGGGTATGCACTGACAGCGGCATAGGCTTTGTGGAAAACGGAAAGTTCACACAGATAGAGAATACCCCATTCAACAACTCTGTCGAAGGCATGATGACCGACTATCAGAAAAACCTGTGGTTCGTATCCTCACAGCAGGGAGTCATGAAGATAGTACCCAATCAGTTCACTGATATTTTTGAAAAATACAAGCTGGATACAGAGGTAGTATACTCCACCTGTGCGACAGACGGAAAGCTGTTCATCGGCACAAAGAACAGCGGACTGCTGGTACTTACAAACGGAAAAAAAGTGGATACACTTCCCATTACATCATCGAGAAGTGCTTCGGGTGAAATATTCAATGACAGCGATCTTATCAGGCTGCTGCAGGGCTGCAAGATACGCTCGATAATACGTGACAGCAAAAACAGGCTCTGGTTCTCCACCTTCGGTGAACAGGGACTTCTTCGGTACGACAAGGGCAAGCTGATTAAATTCACAGAAAAAGACGGTCTTCCATCAAGCCGCGTCAGAACAGTTATCGAAAGGGCAGACGGATCATTCATCGCAATATACACAGGCGGTGCAGCGATAATAAAGGATGATAAGATCACCAAGGTATACGACGAGAGCGACGGCATAAGCAATACCGAGATACTTACAGCCGCCTCAGCCGAAAACGGTGATATCATACTCGGCACAGACGGCGGAGGGATATTCGTCATAGATGAAAGCTCGACCACCCATCTTGGCATTGATGACGGGCTTAACTCAGATGTCATCATGCGTATCAAGAAGGACAGAACGAAGGAGATATATTGGATAGTTACCAGCAATTCCCTGGCATACATGGATGCTGACTACAATATCACCACCATAAGAAAATTCCCATATTCAAACAATTTCGACCTGTACGAAAACAGCCGCGGCGATATGTGGATACTAAGCAGCAACGGCGTATACGTTGAAGATGTAGATACTCTGCTCGCCAACGAAGATATCTCTCCGATATATTACGGAAGGGACAACGGTCTTCACTGCATAACTACTTCAAATTCATACAGCGAGCTTACCGCAGACGGAGACCTGTATATCTCAGGCACAACAGGTGTGGCTAAGGTCAACATAGAAAAGGAATTTAACGATGTCAACCGCATAAAGCTCTCAGTTCCCTACGCTGAGGCTGACGGAGAAATGATATATCCCGATGAAAACGGAAACATCGTTATACCATCAAATGTCAAAAAGCTCACCATATACAGTTACGCCTATAACTATTCGCTTATAAATCCTCAGATAACCTACTGCCTTGAAGGTTTTGACAAACAGCCTGTCACAGTAAAGAGAAGCGAACTTGCACCTGTGGATTACACCAATCTTCGCGGCGGTACATACCGTTTTGTTATGCAGATAAAGGATCCGAGTGGAACAGGAGTCAAGGAGAAGGTCATAAATATAATAAAAAAGAAGGCTATATACGAACACATCTGGTTCATGCTGCTATGTCTTGCCGTTATGCTCACCGTGATAGTTCTGCTGATAAAGCTTTATATCGGCCGCAGGACTGAGCGTTTCCTCAAAAAGGAAAAAGAACAGAAGCAGCTCATCCGTGAGATAGTCGAAGCCTTCGCTAAAGTTATAGATATGAAGGACAAATACACCAACGGACATTCCTCACGCGTAGCAGAATACACCATGATGCTTGCCCGTGAGCTGGGGCTCGACGAAGAAACCATCGAGAAGTACTACAACATCGCCCTTCTGCACGATATAGGCAAAGTAGGTGTACCTGCCGAGGTGCTCAACAAGCCCGGCAAACTCACCGATAACGAGTTCAAGATAATCAAATCACACTCTGCGCTTGGATACAATACGCTGAAAGATATCAGCATAATGCCGGAGCTTGCCATAGGTGCGGGGGCACACCATGAGCGTCCAGACGGCAAGGGCTACCCCAAGGGACTCAAGGGCGATGAGATACCACGTGTAGCACAGATAATCGCAGTTGCCGATACCTTTGATGCCATGTATTCTGACAGACCGTACCGAAAGCGAATGAACTTCGATAAGGCTGTATCTATCATGAAAGAAGTCAGAGGCACCCAGCTGACAGAAGATGTTGTTGATGCTTTTCTGCGGCTGGTAGAAAAAGGTGAATTCCGCGCACCTGATGATGAGGGCGGCGGAACTACCGAGGATATCGACAACATACACAAACGTCTTGACAAAGAGGCAGTCCGAAAGGCATAA
- a CDS encoding ISAs1 family transposase: protein MNNGITEYFEDIELYEEYDGYFCSIPDIITIAILGSICGLRNIHQIHQWATNDRVSEFLKEKFGIDHVPCYYWILSLLKYVKPESLNRCFADWVYSFMPEKSKSMTISLDGKTVCSTLKMSKIESPLHIISAQVCELGLTLAQRSTDDKSNEIPAVQELLKELKIKGNIVVADALNCQKETAEIIVKQKADYLLCVKDNHPNLKKDIEDYVQDSSLRDTMQTVSRTEKNRGRVETRTAYVTTDINWLEQKKEWKNLKCIGAIHTEFSTKKGTSSEWHYYLSSREMTAEQLLHHARMEWSVESMHWLLDVHFEEDWCRVENKDVQQCLNMFRKAAINLIKNFKNRNNSKAAISKLMFECLMEPQMISRVIFVFILLTIYMRM, encoded by the coding sequence ATGAATAATGGAATAACCGAGTATTTTGAAGATATTGAATTATATGAGGAATATGACGGCTATTTTTGCAGTATCCCCGATATCATTACAATAGCAATTCTTGGAAGTATCTGTGGACTTAGAAACATTCATCAGATTCATCAATGGGCGACAAATGACAGAGTAAGCGAATTCTTAAAGGAGAAATTCGGAATCGATCATGTCCCTTGCTATTATTGGATATTGAGCCTGCTGAAATATGTCAAGCCCGAATCGCTCAACCGCTGTTTTGCGGATTGGGTCTATTCATTCATGCCCGAAAAGTCCAAAAGTATGACGATCTCTCTTGACGGGAAAACTGTTTGTTCGACACTTAAAATGAGTAAGATCGAAAGTCCTCTGCACATCATCAGCGCACAGGTATGCGAACTTGGATTGACCCTGGCACAACGCAGCACGGACGATAAAAGCAACGAGATACCTGCGGTGCAGGAGCTTCTGAAAGAACTGAAAATAAAGGGTAATATAGTTGTTGCGGATGCACTGAACTGTCAGAAAGAAACTGCTGAGATTATCGTAAAACAAAAGGCAGATTATCTGCTTTGCGTTAAGGATAATCACCCAAATTTGAAGAAAGATATCGAGGATTATGTGCAGGACAGTTCTCTCAGAGACACTATGCAAACAGTTTCAAGAACGGAGAAAAACCGTGGCAGAGTTGAAACAAGGACAGCGTATGTAACAACAGATATCAACTGGCTGGAACAGAAAAAAGAGTGGAAAAATCTGAAGTGCATAGGAGCCATTCATACTGAGTTTTCAACGAAAAAAGGCACTTCGAGCGAATGGCACTATTACCTTTCAAGCCGCGAAATGACAGCGGAACAGCTCCTTCATCATGCAAGAATGGAATGGTCGGTTGAGTCAATGCACTGGCTGCTTGATGTTCATTTTGAAGAAGATTGGTGCAGAGTCGAAAACAAAGACGTTCAGCAATGCCTGAATATGTTCAGAAAAGCTGCGATAAATTTAATCAAGAACTTTAAAAATCGGAACAATTCTAAAGCCGCCATATCCAAACTTATGTTTGAATGTCTTATGGAGCCGCAGATGATTTCGAGGGTGATTTTTGTATTTATACTATTGACAATATACATGAGAATGTGA